The following nucleotide sequence is from Candidatus Zixiibacteriota bacterium.
GCTCAAGGAAGACTATGTTGATACCCTTGAGTGGCTCTCTGATGAAATGAAGATGGAATACGGCGACTCCTGTCCCGGTATCCCGATTGACAAGCATAATGCCGACATCGTTTACTCTATCAATCCGCGTGAAGTCAAGTACGATCCGCGCACGATTAGTGATGCCGCTTTAATTTTCAACGAAGCTGGCGCAAACTGGACGATGCCCTCAGACGGTTGGGACATGACCAATTTCGGTCTATTCTCTGGCGATGATGATCTGGGTGGGGCGGTTGCCCGGCGTCTGTACGAAAAAGTCGAGGAGATCAAAGGCAAGCGACTGGTGATCTCAGAGTGCGGACACGGCTATCGTTCGACTCGTTGCGAAGGACCGAACTGGGCCAAGATGGATGTTAACTACGTCATGGAAAGCTCGGTCCAGACCATGATAAAGTATATCACTACTAATCGCATCAAAGTCGACAAGACGAAAAACGACATTCCGGTTACTTTCCACGACTCCTGCAATTACGGCCGTAGTTGCGGCATGACCGAAGAGCCGCGCGAATTGCTGGAGATGGTTTGTACTGATTTCCGCGAGATGTATCCCAATCGCACCGAAAACTTCTGTTGCACAGGCGGCGGCGGAGCTATGTCGATGTCTGAGTATACACCGCAACGACTCAAATCGGCCAAGGTCAAGGCGGACCAGCTCAGGGAAACCGGAGCGAAAATCGTCGTTACCACCTGTCACAACTGCGTCGATGGTCTCAGTGATCTTATCAAACATTACAAGCTCGACATGAAGGTGACACAACTGGTGAACCTGGTCGCCAACGCCATGGTACTCGAAAGGCTCAAGGTGCCGGTTGCGGTCGAAGCTGTACCGGCTGAAATCAAAGCCGTAGCCACTGCTGCTGATTTGGCAGGCTTCAAGATATTGGTGGTTGACGATGAACCTGATTTTGTTACCTTTGTCAGTACCGTCCTGGAAGACAACGGTGCTACGGTTGTGACCGCTTCAAGTGGTGACGAGGCGCTCAAAGTAGCCAAGGCGGAGAAGCCGGACCTGATTACGCTCGATATTAGTATGCCTGGAAAATCCGGGGTCGAAGTGTTTGAAGAATTACGCAACACACCGGAGATCGCACAAATTGCCGTATGTGTTATCACTGGCAAGCCGGAAATGCGTAAGTTGATTTATGACCGACCGGTGCCGCCACCAGAGGGATACCTTGACAAGCCGGCCAGTGAGGAAGGCATACTGGTGAACGTGCGCAAGATTCTCCAGGTTGCTTCCGGGAAGTTGTAAAAACTTCGACGGTCAAATTGGTCGAGGAGGAATGTGATGGAACATCCGCGAAGGCGGTTTTCGGACAGAATATTCGACGCCATTCCTGGCTACCTTTCAGTCCAGGATCGCGAATTCCGGATTGTGGAATGTAACGATTCCTTTCGAAATAATTTCGGGGAACCTGGTGGTAGATATTGCTACCAGGTTTACAAGCAACGACCGGAGCGGTGTGAA
It contains:
- a CDS encoding response regulator, which encodes MAKERSYKAQKVIDRMGMKLNRQIVGSLTACVHCGMCTDSCHYVLANPDDPTYAPAYKADKIRTLFKRHYDWTGRVFPWWVKAKSLYTDAELEELKDTVFGKCTNCRRCTINCPMGVDLATFNRMARGLLVSVGVMPEGVAVVSKDQWEIGNQMGVLKEDYVDTLEWLSDEMKMEYGDSCPGIPIDKHNADIVYSINPREVKYDPRTISDAALIFNEAGANWTMPSDGWDMTNFGLFSGDDDLGGAVARRLYEKVEEIKGKRLVISECGHGYRSTRCEGPNWAKMDVNYVMESSVQTMIKYITTNRIKVDKTKNDIPVTFHDSCNYGRSCGMTEEPRELLEMVCTDFREMYPNRTENFCCTGGGGAMSMSEYTPQRLKSAKVKADQLRETGAKIVVTTCHNCVDGLSDLIKHYKLDMKVTQLVNLVANAMVLERLKVPVAVEAVPAEIKAVATAADLAGFKILVVDDEPDFVTFVSTVLEDNGATVVTASSGDEALKVAKAEKPDLITLDISMPGKSGVEVFEELRNTPEIAQIAVCVITGKPEMRKLIYDRPVPPPEGYLDKPASEEGILVNVRKILQVASGKL